One region of Quercus lobata isolate SW786 chromosome 2, ValleyOak3.0 Primary Assembly, whole genome shotgun sequence genomic DNA includes:
- the LOC115975273 gene encoding calcineurin B-like protein 7: MRAFLSCLSLKKNKQKPRYQEAIILASETSFTVNEIKALYDLFKKLSNCIYDDSLVHKEEFHLALLRNSHKQNFFADRVFDLFDVKHNGVIEFEEFVRSLSIFHPNAPKEDKITFAFRLYDLRQTGYIEHQELKEMVLAILTESELTLSDEEVESIVNKTIMEADSKGDGKIDQEEWKELVEKNPALIKNMTLPYLKDITLAFPSFIMNTDFEE, encoded by the exons ATGCGTGCTTTTTTGAGCTGCCTCAGCttgaaaaagaataaacaaaaaccTCGGTATCAAGAGGCTATCATTCTTGCTTCTGAAACATCTT TTACAGTCAATgaaatcaaggccttgtatgatcTATTCAAGAAACTAAGCAATTGCATATATGATGATAGTCTTGTTCACAAG GAGGAATTCCATCTTGCACTTCTTAGAAACAGCCATAagcagaatttttttgcagacAGG GTATTTGATCTGTTTGATGTCAAGCATAATGGGGTTATTGAATTTGAAGAATTTGTTCGGTCTTTAAGCATCTTCCACCCAAATGCACCTAAAGAAGACAAAATTACAT TTGCATTTAGATTGTATGATTTGCGACAGACTGGCTACATTGAGCATCAAGAG TTGAAGGAGATGGTGTTGGCTATTCTAACTGAATCTGAATTGACGCTTTCCGATGAAGAAGTGGAATCAATTGTCAATAAG acAATTATGGAGGCTGATTCAAAAGGAGATGGGAAAATTGATCAAGAAGAGTGGAAGGAATTGGTAGAAAAGAATCCAGCTCTGATAAAGAACATGACTCTTCCATATTTAAA GGACATAACTCTGGCATTTCCCAGCTTTATAATGAACACTGACTTTGAAGAGTAG